One Pseudoalteromonas sp. NC201 DNA segment encodes these proteins:
- a CDS encoding response regulator, translating to MSTSSRILLVEDDQDIAEQVLLFFRASGFEMFHIADGAEVVPWVKLNQPDAILMDIMLPNQDGVECMRQIRAFSEVPIVMLTAKVAEADRLQGLEVGADDYVCKPFSAAELVMRMKAILRRCVNTNAYQKPIEVNREELTVKLNGSTLGLTKVEFDVFALLYDAPNRVFSRQQILDYIQPDNFDISDRVIDSHIKNIRKKIKGLDLSPKIVESVYGAGYRYNGQQITE from the coding sequence ATGTCTACCTCATCAAGAATTTTGCTTGTCGAAGACGACCAAGATATTGCAGAGCAGGTGCTGTTGTTTTTTAGAGCATCCGGTTTTGAAATGTTTCATATTGCAGACGGTGCCGAAGTTGTACCTTGGGTAAAGTTAAATCAACCAGATGCAATCTTGATGGATATAATGTTGCCGAACCAAGATGGCGTAGAGTGTATGCGTCAAATTCGAGCATTTTCTGAAGTACCAATTGTGATGCTGACTGCCAAAGTGGCAGAAGCGGATCGTTTACAGGGCTTAGAAGTCGGCGCAGATGATTATGTATGTAAACCTTTTAGCGCCGCTGAGTTAGTGATGCGCATGAAAGCGATCTTACGTCGTTGTGTGAACACCAATGCGTATCAAAAGCCTATCGAAGTAAATCGGGAAGAATTAACGGTTAAACTGAATGGCAGTACATTAGGCTTAACCAAAGTTGAGTTTGACGTCTTTGCGCTTTTATATGACGCACCAAACCGTGTCTTTTCAAGACAGCAAATTCTTGATTATATTCAGCCTGATAACTTTGATATTTCGGATCGCGTAATCGACAGCCACATTAAAAATATCAGAAAGAAAATCAAAGGATTAGATTTATCTCCGAAAATTGTAGAGTCGGTATATGGCGCCGGATATCGCTACAATGGTCAACAGATCACTGAATGA